The stretch of DNA GCAGGACTTCGTCGAGCGTTCGCTGCGTGGACTGAGCGAAACGAAGCTGCCCGCAGTTTCCAAGAAAGAGATTATTGTAGTGGACGACGGTTCGACGGATGGAACTCGCGATATTCTTCTAAAACTGCAGAAGGAAATCGGATTTCTTCTTTTGCACCTACCGAAGAATCAAGGGAAAGGCTCCGCCCTTAGGGCCGGCATCGCGCGGGTCTCGGGAGATCTTGTGGTGTTTCACGATGCGGATTTGGAATATGACCCCGCGGACTTCAACCAGATGTTGGTTCCGCTACTGTCCGGAAAAGCGGATGTTGTTTATGGCTCGCGATTTGTGGGAAGTGAGATTCGCCGGCTCCTCTTCTTTTGGCATCATGTGGGCAATCGAATCATCAGCACGCTGGTAAACATGGTGACCAACCTCAATTTTTCTGACGTTGAAACCTGTTACAAAATGTTCCGCGCGGATGCGTTGAAATCCCTTTCTCTCCAGTCCGATCGATTCGGGATTGAGATTGAGATGACGATCAAGGCCGCCAAGAAAGGCCTTCGGTTTTACGAGGTGCCCGTTTCCTATAATGGAAGGACGTATGCCGAAGGAAAAAAAATCACGTGGCGGGACGGGATCGGCGCCGTGTACAGCATCCTGCGGTACGGCCTTTTCGATTAGTTGATATTTACGCGGATGACGTGGCCTTGAGCCACGTCATTTTCCCGCACACGAAAATTGAGCTCTCTATTTTTCAAATGCAAACGATAGGGGGAAGTGACAACCAGAGCGTCATTCTGGAAATCGGTCGAATACGGAACGGTAACGGCCGTCTGGCCGGCCGCCAGCAACGCCCGGTAAAAAAAGTGCTTTCCGGCGGAAGTGGAGATCGGAAGCTCCAAGAGCGCTTCTGTCTGCAAGGGGTGATTGAATAATACCCGGGCTCCCTTAACCGCTTCGAAAACGCGAAACGTCGGAAAGTTTTTGCCGCCGAGTGTTCGTTCTTCGGTCGTTTCATACACTTCACGAAAATGCGTCAACGCGGGGATCAAGAGGTTGTTTTGAAAGACGGCATACGAACCTCCGAGAATATGGAGGCGCGTTTCGAGAAAACGGACGTTGTGTCCGTTGATTCCGGACGAGCGGGAATCTGGCGGGGAGTTGCGACCGAGAATCTTTTCGAGATCGGAATATTCGTCAAACGAAGGGTACGTCAGCAAATATCGAACTCGCTCTTTCTGCGCGATCGCCCAAGCTTCGTTTTCGTTTTGAGCCAGACGGAGGGCGATCGCATTGCGCCGGGCAATGTGAGTCTGTTCCGTATCGAACGGGGAGTCGAGCGTCGGGCGCTCGGCGTAATAGGTGAGAAACCCGCCAAACGCCGCGCGCGAAACAACTCCGTACGCAGGTTTCGCATTCTCGTCCCAGATCCGATCGGTGGAAGAGGGCGTGTGGGTACGAATCCATTCGAGCGTTTGCAGTAATTCCGACGGATAATGGATTTCGGAAGTCCACTGATTGGATGTGAAACGATAAAGGGGGAAAAGGGATGCGACAGCCAGGAGACCGACGATCGCTCTTGTGCGCAGTCGTTGGAAGTCTAAGGATGCCAGGGACTCTCCCGCAAGGATCGACGCCAGCACGGCAAACGTCGGGAGAAACCGGACAAATAGAAAGCTCTGAATTAACAGCCCGGCAAATGAAAGTAACAGAAAAAGTTGCGCCGCCGAACGTTCTCGGTAAGCCCGGCCGAATTTTTTGTTGAATTCCGAAAAACTGAATAACACGATCGGCGTGAGATAGACGAAAATGTGTTTCGCGTACGCCGCGGGTCCCATTGTGAAAAGGCCGGCGTTTTCGCCCACGAGGAGAAAATTGTGATCCTTTCGGTTCAGAATTCCGATCAGGAAGCCGGGGCCGGTGCGTGTCAGAAGAAACAAGATCAAACCGAAGAGACATCCGGCAACGCCGATTTTAGAAAGTCGACTCGTCGCCGGCGATCTCCAGGTTTTAAGCGTCAGAAAGAACAGAAGACAGGTGAGGGAGAAACCAAACCAGAAGCGACCTGGAACTTGAATGTCCCAGGGAGAGAAACCACTCCAGAGGTTGGAGAACGAAAAGAAGGCCGAAAGTAGTGTAACGCCAAGCCATGCCCAAAGCGCGGCCGACGTGCGCGTCAGAGCGCAAGCGACGACAAAATAGACCAGATACGCGTAGTACGTGAGCGGAAAACTTAAGACGGCCCAAATGACCGTCAGGGCCAGGAGGGCGATTTGGGCAAACCATCGTTTATGATGAGCCGGTTCGGGGTGGTTCTTGAGCAGCAGAAGAAGCCCAAGAAGCAACAGTGGCTCTACGATATGATGATCGATCCTTCCAAACATAGAAATAAAGATGTGCGCCGGTGAGACAGCGACCAGAATGGCGGAGATCCATGCCGCTTTTTTCCCAAAGAAAGCCTTGGTAATGAGAAAAGTGAAAAGAACATTCAGCGCGCCCAGAAAGGGAATAAAGAAAGCGAGCAAGAAACTAAAGAGGTCCGGTTCATGGCTGAACCAGGAGAATGGGACCCAAAGGGACGCGCAGAGAAGATCGAAGAGAGGCGGCCATTGTACTTGAGCGGCAAGGGGAAATGCGAGGAGCGGATCCCGCACAGGTAGATGGGGAAAGTTATGGATGAGGAGAAATATTTTCCGAAGGTGGTACGCAGGATCGCTGTCGAAGGGGAATAGGCGGCCATCCACGACGGCGGAGGGAAGATTCGCGCACCGCAAAAGAAAGGCGACGAGAAGCAACGCCGGAAGAGCGAACTTCTTCACTTCACAAAAGCGATTCCTGAGCACTCAGCTTAGGGGGGAGCTGTAAATGTTGATAGGCGAGTCGGGTCGCCACTCGACCGCGCGGAGTCCGGTGCAGGAATCCACGTTGAAGAAGAAAAGGCTCGTAAACCTCTTCGAGCGTGTCGCTCTCTTCGCTGATCGAGGAGGAGAGGGTGTCCAAGCCGACCGGTCCCCCGTCGAATTTCTCGATGATCGTTCGAAGAATCCGGCGATCCATGGAATCAAACCCTTCTTGATCGACTTCCAGCATCTCCAGGCCCTTTTGCGCGGCATCCATCGTGATCTTCCCGTTGGCCCGTACCTGAGCGTAATCGCGCACACGTTTAAGAAGGCGATTGGCGATTCGCGGGGTCCCGCGCGCACGCCGGGCGATCTCTTCGGAGGCGTCATCGTCGGTCACAATCGAAAGAATCCGCGCCGAACGGCGGACGATTTGAAGAAGTTCGGAAGCGTCGTAAAAATCAAGGCGCTCGACCACGCCGAATCGATCCCGTAACGGGGAGGTGAGAAGACCGGTCCGCGTGGTCGCCCCAACGAGTGTGAACGGCACGA from Bdellovibrionota bacterium encodes:
- a CDS encoding STT3 domain-containing protein, which encodes MKKFALPALLLVAFLLRCANLPSAVVDGRLFPFDSDPAYHLRKIFLLIHNFPHLPVRDPLLAFPLAAQVQWPPLFDLLCASLWVPFSWFSHEPDLFSFLLAFFIPFLGALNVLFTFLITKAFFGKKAAWISAILVAVSPAHIFISMFGRIDHHIVEPLLLLGLLLLLKNHPEPAHHKRWFAQIALLALTVIWAVLSFPLTYYAYLVYFVVACALTRTSAALWAWLGVTLLSAFFSFSNLWSGFSPWDIQVPGRFWFGFSLTCLLFFLTLKTWRSPATSRLSKIGVAGCLFGLILFLLTRTGPGFLIGILNRKDHNFLLVGENAGLFTMGPAAYAKHIFVYLTPIVLFSFSEFNKKFGRAYRERSAAQLFLLLSFAGLLIQSFLFVRFLPTFAVLASILAGESLASLDFQRLRTRAIVGLLAVASLFPLYRFTSNQWTSEIHYPSELLQTLEWIRTHTPSSTDRIWDENAKPAYGVVSRAAFGGFLTYYAERPTLDSPFDTEQTHIARRNAIALRLAQNENEAWAIAQKERVRYLLTYPSFDEYSDLEKILGRNSPPDSRSSGINGHNVRFLETRLHILGGSYAVFQNNLLIPALTHFREVYETTEERTLGGKNFPTFRVFEAVKGARVLFNHPLQTEALLELPISTSAGKHFFYRALLAAGQTAVTVPYSTDFQNDALVVTSPYRLHLKNRELNFRVRENDVAQGHVIRVNIN
- the ruvB gene encoding Holliday junction branch migration DNA helicase RuvB, with the protein product MEDQPDELTLRPSHLKEYIGQKKVVDKLRIFIEAAKKRNEAMDHTLFCGPPGLGKTTLAHIISRELGVNIRATSGPVIERAGDLAAVLTNLEPRDVLFIDEIHRLHRVVEEVLYQAMEDFRLDILIGQGPGARTVKIDLVPFTLVGATTRTGLLTSPLRDRFGVVERLDFYDASELLQIVRRSARILSIVTDDDASEEIARRARGTPRIANRLLKRVRDYAQVRANGKITMDAAQKGLEMLEVDQEGFDSMDRRILRTIIEKFDGGPVGLDTLSSSISEESDTLEEVYEPFLLQRGFLHRTPRGRVATRLAYQHLQLPPKLSAQESLL
- a CDS encoding glycosyltransferase family 2 protein, whose amino-acid sequence is MKKVPSTLSIVVSVFNEQDFVERSLRGLSETKLPAVSKKEIIVVDDGSTDGTRDILLKLQKEIGFLLLHLPKNQGKGSALRAGIARVSGDLVVFHDADLEYDPADFNQMLVPLLSGKADVVYGSRFVGSEIRRLLFFWHHVGNRIISTLVNMVTNLNFSDVETCYKMFRADALKSLSLQSDRFGIEIEMTIKAAKKGLRFYEVPVSYNGRTYAEGKKITWRDGIGAVYSILRYGLFD